From the Gadus chalcogrammus isolate NIFS_2021 chromosome 15, NIFS_Gcha_1.0, whole genome shotgun sequence genome, one window contains:
- the LOC130405040 gene encoding proteoglycan 4-like — protein sequence MQLKNIQKQNEKMEALGFLVLYSVMFSHCVQGFTTPAQDSCRYNCGYYLGSCSCDYSCQYNGNCCFDYYSQCSYTPITPDVTTAQDSCRYNCGNHLGRCSCDYSCESYGNCCDDYYYQCISPTADPPFDTTAQESCRHNCGYNLGSCSCEYYCQSYGNCCYDYNSQCPYTTITPDVTTGNEPSLISITKTSTLYDMNISSELKTIQ from the exons ATGCAACTGAAGAACATTCAGAAGCAAAACGAGAAGATGGAGGCATTGGGATTCCTGGTGCTATACAGTGTGATGTTCTCACATTGTGTTCAAG GTTTTACCACACCAG CTCAAGACTCCTGTCGATACAACTGCGGATACTACCTGGGAAGCTGTTCCTGCGACTACTCCTGTCAATACAATGGCAACTGTTGCTTTGACTACTACT CTCAGTGTTCATACACTCCAATTACACCAGATGTTACTACAG CTCAAGACTCCTGTCGCTACAACTGTGGGAACCACCTAGGAAGATGTTCCTGTGACTACTCCTGTGAATCCTATGGCAACTGTTGCGATGACTACTACT ATCAATGTATATCCCCTACAGCAGACCCACCCTTTGATACTACAG CTCAAGAATCCTGTCGCCACAACTGTGGCTACAACCTGGGAAGCTGTTCCTGCGAGTACTACTGTCAATCATACGGCAACTGTTGCTATGACTACAACT CTCAGTGTCCATACACTACAATTACACCAGATGTTACTACAGGTAATGAACCATCTCTGATATCAATTACTAAAACATCTACATTATATGACATGAACATTTCCAGTGAATTGAAAACCATCCAGTAA
- the agt gene encoding angiotensinogen codes for MQRRSLMSVPLSLVLLLSCCLATEANRVYIHPFYLFAADNVSCETLQTEASQPLRTLTLAPLDAAVLTPDARDPTVRDAPPQNVTQRTAVLAELLNTLGVRLYQALSTKRGPANTLMSPVNTYGSLVTFYLGASVKTASSYQELLGLNRVTDPKDCVSLVDGHKVLKTLQGITSLVDDGPEDEIVTQVWAFAGPPGAQLSEDFVQGTQDFSDASFTREVDFSQSQEAEALVSGFVEKTSEGKVKDVFKDLSPSANLLFMSSFVFKGNWKTAFQPERTSPQEFHVDDNTTVTVPLMTHTGPYYYFNDKVRQCTVVKLALSKRSYMLLVLPNAGIKLKDIEGKLRSDVITDWHRDLQEGQLELSLPKFSLSSVTDLRQLLGNTAAELEDSLLGSEAEFDRLSSSKPFIIDKVLNKVQFEMSEEGAESEDRNPEGGVPLKLTINRPFFFSVTEGHSNAILMLGKITNPTL; via the exons ATGCAGCGCCGGTCGCTCATGTCCGTCCCCCTGTCGCTGGTGCTCCTCCTGAGCTGTTGCCTAGCAACGGAGGCCAACCGCGTCTACATCCACCCCTTCTACCTCTTTGCCGCCGACAACGTGAGCTGCGAGACCCTGCAGACGGAGGCCTCCCAGCCCCTGCGGACCCTGACCCTGGCGCCGCTGGACGCCGCTGTGCTGACGCCCGATGCCCGGGACCCCACCGTGAGGGACGCCCCCCCGCAGAACGTCACTCAGAGGACGGCCGTGCTGGCCGAGCTGCTGAACACGCTGGGGGTCCGCCTGTACCAGGCGCTCAGCACCAAGCGGGGGCCCGCCAACACCCTGATGTCCCCCGTCAACACCTACGGCTCGCTGGTCACCTTCTACCTGGGGGCGTCCGTGAAGACGGCCAGCTCGTACCAG gaGCTGTTGGGCTTGAACCGAGTCACGGACCCCAAGGACTGCGTGTCCCTGGTGGACGGACACAAGGTGCTGAAGACCCTGCAGGGCATCACCTCCCTGGTGGACGACGGCCCCGAGGACGAGATCGTCACCCAGGTCTGGGCCTTCgcagggcccccgggggcccagcTCTCCGAGGACTTTGTCCAGGGCACGCAGGACTTCTCCGACGCGTCGTTCACCCGGGAGGTGGACTTCTCCCAGAGCCAGGAGGCGGAGGCGCTGGTGAGCGGGTTTGTGGAGAAGACCTCCGAGGGGAAGGTGAAGGACGTCTTCAAAGACCTCAGCCCGAGCGCCAACCTGCTGTTCATGAGCTCCTTTGTGTTTAAAG GAAACTGGAAGACAGCCTTCCAACCAGAAAGGACCTCACCACAGGAGTTTCACGTAGACGACAACACCACAGTGACGGTCCCGCTGATGACCCACACTGGGCCGTACTACTACTTCAACGACAAG GTGAGGCAATGCACAGTGGTGAAGCTGGCTCTGAGCAAGCGCTCCTATATGCTGCTGGTCCTGCCCAATGCGGGGATCAAGCTCAAGGACATCGAAGGAAAGCTTCGCTCCGACGTCATCACCGATTGGCACCGGGACCTACAGGAAGG TCAGCTGGAGCTGTCCCTGCCCAAGTTCTCCCTGTCGTCAGTGACGGACCTCCGCCAGCTGCTCGGCAACACGGCGGCCGAGTTGGAGGACAGCCTGCTGGGCTCCGAGGCGGAGTTCGACCGACTCAGCAGCAGCAAACCCTTCATAATAGATAAG GTTCTCAACAAGGTGCAGTTTGAGAtgtcagaagaaggagcagAAAGCGAGGACAGGAACCCGGAAGGGGGCGTGCCCCTGAAGCTGACCATCAATCggcccttcttcttctccgtAACAGAAGGACATTCTAATGCCATCCTCATGCTGGGGAAGATCACCAATCCTACGCTCTAG